The sequence below is a genomic window from Dehalococcoidales bacterium.
TGTTCCACGATGCCGGTCACTTTCAACACGGCGCCGAGCATAGTGGTGTTGACGATGTTTACGCCCAGCACCTCGCGGGCTATCTTGCCGGCGTTTACGGTGGCCACCGGGTGAGTTATGCCGAACTCGCTCTGGATTTCCGAGGCCGTTTTACGGGTATTGACGATTACCCAGCCGCCGTCTTTCAAGCCGGAGGTTACCTTGACCTTGGACAGCAGGCTCGGGTCCAGGACGACCACGCAGTCCGGCTGGGTGATATCCACCCTGATCCTGACCGGCGCCAGGCTGTCCACGCGGTTGAAGGCCTGTACCGGCGCCCCGCGGCGCTCCGGCCCGAAGCTGGGGAAAGCCTGGGCGTATTTACCCTCGCTGATAGCGGCCTGAGCCAGCATCTCCGCCGAGGTTACCGCGCCCTGTCCGCCGCGTCCGTGCCACCTGATTTCCATTAGGCTTTTCTCTTTAGTCATGTCAACTCCGCAAATAAATAATGCCCCTGGAGCGACTCGAACGCTCGCGGCCAGCTTCGGAGGCTGGTGCTCTATCCACCTGAGCTACAGGGGCCAATCACGTTAAAATAATACTATAAAACGGTCATTTCTGGCAACCCTGAGCGTAAGCTCAGGCGTAGCGGAAGTAAAGAAGCAGGTGACAGAACCCGATGACCAGCACCGTGAGCAAGGCCGCATATTTGGTGAACTTGCCCCAGCTGATGGGATAGCCCTCTTTTTCACAGATGGCGATGCCGACCACGTTAGCGGAAGCGCCGATGGGCGTGGCGTTGCCGCCGATATCCGCCCCGAGCGAAAGCGTCCAGGCCATGGCCGGCAGGTTGATGCCGGTCAATGAAAGGTCTCTTATCACCGGCACCATGGCGGCGGCAAACGGGATGTTATCCACGAAGGCGGAAAGGAAAGCGGAAAGCCAGAGTATCATGGCCATGGCCACCCCGGTATTGCCGTGAGAGATATTGCCGATGCCCTCCGATACTTTCTCCAGCACGCCGCTGACCTCCAGACCGCCCACGCAGAAAAACAGGCCGCTGAAAAACAACAGCGTATGCCAGTCTATACCCCGAAGAATTGCCCCGGCTTTTTTACCGGAGAGAGCCAGCGAGACAATGGCGCAGATAACCCCGATGGCCGCCACCGAAAGCCCGGTGTAAGCGTGCGTTATCAGCAATACTACTATAAGGGCGAATACCGCCAGCGCCAGCCGGAAAGCGCGCGGGTTGGTGATGGCGGAGCCGGGCGGGGGGCTTACTTTAGCGGCTTCCGCCGGGCTGGTCTCCTGCTTGAGCGTCTTGCGTAAAACCAGGAAAAAGAAGATGATGACCAGCACCATAGCCGCCCAGGCGA
It includes:
- a CDS encoding 2-oxoacid:acceptor oxidoreductase family protein; translated protein: MTKEKSLMEIRWHGRGGQGAVTSAEMLAQAAISEGKYAQAFPSFGPERRGAPVQAFNRVDSLAPVRIRVDITQPDCVVVLDPSLLSKVKVTSGLKDGGWVIVNTRKTASEIQSEFGITHPVATVNAGKIAREVLGVNIVNTTMLGAVLKVTGIVEQKSTHAPLQKRFGKLGDRNIKAMETAYEQVVI
- a CDS encoding SLC13 family permease encodes the protein MFSLSQILAIVIFVLMFAAIASGKIPRHTAVLAGAGLMIAVVFLGTMHSPGSLWDYFNLTALGHTNFWLPGSNAVEAQGFNWQTIIFIGCMMIIVGWLETAGLFRWLCLYTARLTGYRVIPILISFIILSGFLSMFIGSITVMLFLSMVTIELARLLKFDPVPMIIAEIFAANTGGSATLSGDPPNIIVGTAFGFSFTDFIANTGVIAWAAMVLVIIFFFLVLRKTLKQETSPAEAAKVSPPPGSAITNPRAFRLALAVFALIVVLLITHAYTGLSVAAIGVICAIVSLALSGKKAGAILRGIDWHTLLFFSGLFFCVGGLEVSGVLEKVSEGIGNISHGNTGVAMAMILWLSAFLSAFVDNIPFAAAMVPVIRDLSLTGINLPAMAWTLSLGADIGGNATPIGASANVVGIAICEKEGYPISWGKFTKYAALLTVLVIGFCHLLLYFRYA